The Primulina eburnea isolate SZY01 chromosome 6, ASM2296580v1, whole genome shotgun sequence genome contains a region encoding:
- the LOC140835364 gene encoding uncharacterized protein: MRVHPMTTKRNVAIRDDDGHDFNSMGGNVQKKLKKLPHVFSKVLELPFRSDADVVVEEGVDFFRFIVEIEVDGYDVSVGDVRAHAVEIHPGVIKIVVRNNLGSSRMSDVKLSLNKLEVDTWRYRLPPSSLPEMATAMFMDGALTVTVPKGGGRREFVDGIDGWGGGNLVLVQ, translated from the coding sequence ATGAGGGTGCACCCCATGACAACCAAGAGAAACGTCGCCATCCGAGACGACGACGGTCACGATTTCAACTCTATGGGAGGAAATGTCCAAAAGAAGCTTAAGAAACTCCCTCATGTTTTCAGCAAAGTCCTGGAGCTTCCGTTTAGGTCGGATGCGGATGTGGTGGTGGAAGAGGGGGTTGATTTCTTCAGATTCATCGTGGAAATCGAGGTGGATGGCTATGATGTCAGCGTCGGAGATGTCAGGGCTCATGCAGTGGAGATTCATCCGGGGGTGATCAAGATTGTGGTTAGAAACAACCTGGGGTCGTCGAGGATGAGTGACGTGAAGTTGTCCTTGAACAAGTTGGAGGTGGACACATGGAGGTATCGATTGCCACCCTCGAGCCTCCCGGAGATGGCCACCGCAATGTTTATGGACGGAGCGTTGACCGTCACCGTGCCGAAAGGCGGAGGTAGGAGGGAGTTTGTCGATGGGATAGATGGTTGGGGAGGTGGCAATCTCGTTCTTGTGCAGTAG
- the LOC140833848 gene encoding uncharacterized protein isoform X4: MGLAIVDLWQLLLSKKVFEQEQITIQEANLLMKWHSQTLRNSMIGFSGAAIVSMLVTPRRLNIFVRGSLSLGTSIVCALWNFGRSLESWNDRFLSLEGSRMQRELADIMLKRYRYDPLVLQRLSKHFYLEEVYEDSSADKPKFMWQSRYFYGDPASDFQNTSYTDIKTDSSKNDVKKTTVEPKEVYVDTATDDSQNPFDFVFGLPGSAENTPPKTSSTSPGRSSLRERRSRRRHRSRHQVDSNV, from the exons ATGGGTTTAGCGATTGTTGATCTTTGGCAACTACTTCTCTCAAAAAAggtattt GAGCAGGAGCAAATCACAATTCAAGAAGCAAATTTACTGATGAAATGGCATAGTCAGACTCTGAGAAACTCGATGATTGGTTTCTCTGGTGCTGCTATTGTTTCCATGCTAG TGACCCCAAGGAGGCTAAATATTTTTGTTCGTGGTAGCCTTTCACTTG GGACTTCTATTGTTTGCGCATTGTGGAATTTTGGTAGGTCTCTTGAATCATGGAATGACCGTTTTCTTTCGCTGGAAGGCAGTCGGATGCAGAGAGAATTGGCAGACAT AATGTTGAAGAGGTATAGATATGATCCGTTGGTACTTCAACGTCTCTCAAAGCATTTTTACTTGGAAGAAGTTTATGAAGATTCATCAGCAGACAAGCCAAAATTTATGTGGCAAAGTCGATACTTTTATGGTGATCCCGCTTCTGATTTTCAGAATACATCGTATACTGATATAAAAACTGATTCAAGCAAGAATGATGTCAAGAAGACTACTGTAGAGCCCAAGGAAGTTTAT GTGGACACTGCCACTGATGATTCACAGAATCCATTTGATTTTGTATTTGGGCTTCCCGGAAGTGCAGAAAACACCCCTCCCAAAACTTCAAGCACATCACCTGGAAGATCGAGTCTCAGAGAAAGACGTTCTCGGCGCAGGCACAGAAGCCGTCATCAAGTAGATTCAAATGTTTGa
- the LOC140833848 gene encoding uncharacterized protein isoform X2, with protein sequence MFHLRSQLKMGLAIVDLWQLLLSKKEQEQITIQEANLLMKWHSQTLRNSMIGFSGAAIVSMLVTPRRLNIFVRGSLSLGTSIVCALWNFGRSLESWNDRFLSLEGSRMQRELADIMLKRYRYDPLVLQRLSKHFYLEEVYEDSSADKPKFMWQSRYFYGDPASDFQNTSYTDIKTDSSKNDVKKTTVEPKEVYVDTATDDSQNPFDFVFGLPGSAENTPPKTSSTSPGRSSLRERRSRRRHRSRHQVDSNV encoded by the exons ATGTTTCATCTGCGCAGCCAACTTAAAATGGGTTTAGCGATTGTTGATCTTTGGCAACTACTTCTCTCAAAAAAg GAGCAGGAGCAAATCACAATTCAAGAAGCAAATTTACTGATGAAATGGCATAGTCAGACTCTGAGAAACTCGATGATTGGTTTCTCTGGTGCTGCTATTGTTTCCATGCTAG TGACCCCAAGGAGGCTAAATATTTTTGTTCGTGGTAGCCTTTCACTTG GGACTTCTATTGTTTGCGCATTGTGGAATTTTGGTAGGTCTCTTGAATCATGGAATGACCGTTTTCTTTCGCTGGAAGGCAGTCGGATGCAGAGAGAATTGGCAGACAT AATGTTGAAGAGGTATAGATATGATCCGTTGGTACTTCAACGTCTCTCAAAGCATTTTTACTTGGAAGAAGTTTATGAAGATTCATCAGCAGACAAGCCAAAATTTATGTGGCAAAGTCGATACTTTTATGGTGATCCCGCTTCTGATTTTCAGAATACATCGTATACTGATATAAAAACTGATTCAAGCAAGAATGATGTCAAGAAGACTACTGTAGAGCCCAAGGAAGTTTAT GTGGACACTGCCACTGATGATTCACAGAATCCATTTGATTTTGTATTTGGGCTTCCCGGAAGTGCAGAAAACACCCCTCCCAAAACTTCAAGCACATCACCTGGAAGATCGAGTCTCAGAGAAAGACGTTCTCGGCGCAGGCACAGAAGCCGTCATCAAGTAGATTCAAATGTTTGa
- the LOC140833848 gene encoding uncharacterized protein isoform X6, which yields MGLAIVDLWQLLLSKKEQITIQEANLLMKWHSQTLRNSMIGFSGAAIVSMLVTPRRLNIFVRGSLSLGTSIVCALWNFGRSLESWNDRFLSLEGSRMQRELADIMLKRYRYDPLVLQRLSKHFYLEEVYEDSSADKPKFMWQSRYFYGDPASDFQNTSYTDIKTDSSKNDVKKTTVEPKEVYVDTATDDSQNPFDFVFGLPGSAENTPPKTSSTSPGRSSLRERRSRRRHRSRHQVDSNV from the exons ATGGGTTTAGCGATTGTTGATCTTTGGCAACTACTTCTCTCAAAAAAg GAGCAAATCACAATTCAAGAAGCAAATTTACTGATGAAATGGCATAGTCAGACTCTGAGAAACTCGATGATTGGTTTCTCTGGTGCTGCTATTGTTTCCATGCTAG TGACCCCAAGGAGGCTAAATATTTTTGTTCGTGGTAGCCTTTCACTTG GGACTTCTATTGTTTGCGCATTGTGGAATTTTGGTAGGTCTCTTGAATCATGGAATGACCGTTTTCTTTCGCTGGAAGGCAGTCGGATGCAGAGAGAATTGGCAGACAT AATGTTGAAGAGGTATAGATATGATCCGTTGGTACTTCAACGTCTCTCAAAGCATTTTTACTTGGAAGAAGTTTATGAAGATTCATCAGCAGACAAGCCAAAATTTATGTGGCAAAGTCGATACTTTTATGGTGATCCCGCTTCTGATTTTCAGAATACATCGTATACTGATATAAAAACTGATTCAAGCAAGAATGATGTCAAGAAGACTACTGTAGAGCCCAAGGAAGTTTAT GTGGACACTGCCACTGATGATTCACAGAATCCATTTGATTTTGTATTTGGGCTTCCCGGAAGTGCAGAAAACACCCCTCCCAAAACTTCAAGCACATCACCTGGAAGATCGAGTCTCAGAGAAAGACGTTCTCGGCGCAGGCACAGAAGCCGTCATCAAGTAGATTCAAATGTTTGa
- the LOC140833848 gene encoding uncharacterized protein isoform X5 → MGLAIVDLWQLLLSKKEQEQITIQEANLLMKWHSQTLRNSMIGFSGAAIVSMLVTPRRLNIFVRGSLSLGTSIVCALWNFGRSLESWNDRFLSLEGSRMQRELADIMLKRYRYDPLVLQRLSKHFYLEEVYEDSSADKPKFMWQSRYFYGDPASDFQNTSYTDIKTDSSKNDVKKTTVEPKEVYVDTATDDSQNPFDFVFGLPGSAENTPPKTSSTSPGRSSLRERRSRRRHRSRHQVDSNV, encoded by the exons ATGGGTTTAGCGATTGTTGATCTTTGGCAACTACTTCTCTCAAAAAAg GAGCAGGAGCAAATCACAATTCAAGAAGCAAATTTACTGATGAAATGGCATAGTCAGACTCTGAGAAACTCGATGATTGGTTTCTCTGGTGCTGCTATTGTTTCCATGCTAG TGACCCCAAGGAGGCTAAATATTTTTGTTCGTGGTAGCCTTTCACTTG GGACTTCTATTGTTTGCGCATTGTGGAATTTTGGTAGGTCTCTTGAATCATGGAATGACCGTTTTCTTTCGCTGGAAGGCAGTCGGATGCAGAGAGAATTGGCAGACAT AATGTTGAAGAGGTATAGATATGATCCGTTGGTACTTCAACGTCTCTCAAAGCATTTTTACTTGGAAGAAGTTTATGAAGATTCATCAGCAGACAAGCCAAAATTTATGTGGCAAAGTCGATACTTTTATGGTGATCCCGCTTCTGATTTTCAGAATACATCGTATACTGATATAAAAACTGATTCAAGCAAGAATGATGTCAAGAAGACTACTGTAGAGCCCAAGGAAGTTTAT GTGGACACTGCCACTGATGATTCACAGAATCCATTTGATTTTGTATTTGGGCTTCCCGGAAGTGCAGAAAACACCCCTCCCAAAACTTCAAGCACATCACCTGGAAGATCGAGTCTCAGAGAAAGACGTTCTCGGCGCAGGCACAGAAGCCGTCATCAAGTAGATTCAAATGTTTGa
- the LOC140833848 gene encoding uncharacterized protein isoform X3: MFHLRSQLKMGLAIVDLWQLLLSKKEQITIQEANLLMKWHSQTLRNSMIGFSGAAIVSMLVTPRRLNIFVRGSLSLGTSIVCALWNFGRSLESWNDRFLSLEGSRMQRELADIMLKRYRYDPLVLQRLSKHFYLEEVYEDSSADKPKFMWQSRYFYGDPASDFQNTSYTDIKTDSSKNDVKKTTVEPKEVYVDTATDDSQNPFDFVFGLPGSAENTPPKTSSTSPGRSSLRERRSRRRHRSRHQVDSNV, encoded by the exons ATGTTTCATCTGCGCAGCCAACTTAAAATGGGTTTAGCGATTGTTGATCTTTGGCAACTACTTCTCTCAAAAAAg GAGCAAATCACAATTCAAGAAGCAAATTTACTGATGAAATGGCATAGTCAGACTCTGAGAAACTCGATGATTGGTTTCTCTGGTGCTGCTATTGTTTCCATGCTAG TGACCCCAAGGAGGCTAAATATTTTTGTTCGTGGTAGCCTTTCACTTG GGACTTCTATTGTTTGCGCATTGTGGAATTTTGGTAGGTCTCTTGAATCATGGAATGACCGTTTTCTTTCGCTGGAAGGCAGTCGGATGCAGAGAGAATTGGCAGACAT AATGTTGAAGAGGTATAGATATGATCCGTTGGTACTTCAACGTCTCTCAAAGCATTTTTACTTGGAAGAAGTTTATGAAGATTCATCAGCAGACAAGCCAAAATTTATGTGGCAAAGTCGATACTTTTATGGTGATCCCGCTTCTGATTTTCAGAATACATCGTATACTGATATAAAAACTGATTCAAGCAAGAATGATGTCAAGAAGACTACTGTAGAGCCCAAGGAAGTTTAT GTGGACACTGCCACTGATGATTCACAGAATCCATTTGATTTTGTATTTGGGCTTCCCGGAAGTGCAGAAAACACCCCTCCCAAAACTTCAAGCACATCACCTGGAAGATCGAGTCTCAGAGAAAGACGTTCTCGGCGCAGGCACAGAAGCCGTCATCAAGTAGATTCAAATGTTTGa
- the LOC140833848 gene encoding uncharacterized protein isoform X1, giving the protein MFHLRSQLKMGLAIVDLWQLLLSKKVFEQEQITIQEANLLMKWHSQTLRNSMIGFSGAAIVSMLVTPRRLNIFVRGSLSLGTSIVCALWNFGRSLESWNDRFLSLEGSRMQRELADIMLKRYRYDPLVLQRLSKHFYLEEVYEDSSADKPKFMWQSRYFYGDPASDFQNTSYTDIKTDSSKNDVKKTTVEPKEVYVDTATDDSQNPFDFVFGLPGSAENTPPKTSSTSPGRSSLRERRSRRRHRSRHQVDSNV; this is encoded by the exons ATGTTTCATCTGCGCAGCCAACTTAAAATGGGTTTAGCGATTGTTGATCTTTGGCAACTACTTCTCTCAAAAAAggtattt GAGCAGGAGCAAATCACAATTCAAGAAGCAAATTTACTGATGAAATGGCATAGTCAGACTCTGAGAAACTCGATGATTGGTTTCTCTGGTGCTGCTATTGTTTCCATGCTAG TGACCCCAAGGAGGCTAAATATTTTTGTTCGTGGTAGCCTTTCACTTG GGACTTCTATTGTTTGCGCATTGTGGAATTTTGGTAGGTCTCTTGAATCATGGAATGACCGTTTTCTTTCGCTGGAAGGCAGTCGGATGCAGAGAGAATTGGCAGACAT AATGTTGAAGAGGTATAGATATGATCCGTTGGTACTTCAACGTCTCTCAAAGCATTTTTACTTGGAAGAAGTTTATGAAGATTCATCAGCAGACAAGCCAAAATTTATGTGGCAAAGTCGATACTTTTATGGTGATCCCGCTTCTGATTTTCAGAATACATCGTATACTGATATAAAAACTGATTCAAGCAAGAATGATGTCAAGAAGACTACTGTAGAGCCCAAGGAAGTTTAT GTGGACACTGCCACTGATGATTCACAGAATCCATTTGATTTTGTATTTGGGCTTCCCGGAAGTGCAGAAAACACCCCTCCCAAAACTTCAAGCACATCACCTGGAAGATCGAGTCTCAGAGAAAGACGTTCTCGGCGCAGGCACAGAAGCCGTCATCAAGTAGATTCAAATGTTTGa